A genomic window from Euleptes europaea isolate rEulEur1 chromosome 9, rEulEur1.hap1, whole genome shotgun sequence includes:
- the SLC10A6 gene encoding sodium-dependent organic anion transporter: MANNSSSSLASANGTSDWNEQREESTLYRLVVSVTVTLVMALLVFSLGCTTEVKKLWDNIKRPWGIAVGMMCQFGLMPLMAYILAISLGTTTTQNVAILILGCCPGGSISNLFTYWVDGDMDLSITMTTCSTIAALGMMPLCLYIYTYSWELADGIPIPYQTIGTSLLSLIIPIACGIFVNHRWPKHSKIIAKVGSILGATILVVISVTDILLFQYFLNLDLSIVTSSAVLSFIGYTGGFLLALITCQSWPRSRTIALETGTQNMALYMAVLRLSLSSQQFSQIVTLPMFYGAFQLLNGLLITAVYQIYKKCLGKRQDEKALEPHVNTLDVFGSKLNVGFEKEEDGPEHSRMENKAGQFQQGAVHEMTSLKGIL, translated from the exons ATGGCCAACAACTCCAGTAGTTCCTTGGCTTCTGCCAATGGAACAAGTGACTGGAACGAGCAACGGGAAGAAAGCACCCTTTACAGACTGGTTGTATCAGTGACAGTGACGCTTGTGATGGCTCTGCTGGTGTTCTCCTTGGGTTGCACTACTGAGGTGAAGAAGTTGTGGGACAATATCAAGAGACCTTGGGGGATCGCTGTGGGGATGATGTGCCAATTTGGGCTAATGCCTTTGATGGCCTATATCTTGGCCATTAGCCTTGGCACAACCACAACCCAGAACGTTGCCATCCTTATCCTTGGCTGTTGTCCTGGAGGATCAATCTCCAATCTTTTTACTTACTGGGTCGATGGAGACATGGATCTCAG CATCACTATGACTACATGTTCTACTATAGCTGCACTGGGAATGATGCCACTGTGCCTCTACATCTATACATATTCCTGGGAACTTGCAGATGGCATCCCAATTCCATACCAGACCATAG GCACAAGTCTTCTCAGCTTAATCATACCAATTGCTTGTGGGATCTTTGTAAACCATAGATGGCCTAAACATTCCAAAATCATTGCCAAG GTTGGAAGCATTTTGGGAGCAACTATCCTTGTGGTTATATCAGTAACTGACATACTATTGTTCCAATATTTTTTGAATCTGGACCTCTCCATAGTGACTTCTTCGGCAGTTTTATCGTTCATTGGCTACACAGGCGGCTTTCTGTTGGCCCTTATCACCTGCCAGTCTTGGCCCAG GTCTCGAACAATTGCTTTGGAGACAGGGACGCAGAACATGGCGTTGTACATGGCTGTGCTCCGGTTATCTTTGAGCTCTCAACAGTTCTCCCAGATAGTCACTCTTCCAATGTTTTACGGTGCCTTTCAGCTGCTGAACGGATTACTCATAACTGCTG TGTATCAGATTTACAAGAAATGTTTGGGGAAAAGACAAGACGAGAAAGCACTGGAACCCCATGTTAATACGCTGGATGTTTTCGGCAGCAAGCTCAACGTGGGCTTTGAAAAGGAAGAGGATGGCCCTGAGCATTCCAGGATGGAAAACAAAGCTGGCCAGTTTCAACAAGGAGCTGTACATGAAATGACTTCCCTTAAAGGAATTCTGTGA